The DNA window CTATTAACATAGAGAGATGCGCGCATCTCCTCAAAGATCGGATTTTGAGGAAAAGAGGAACAATCAAATACCATATCTTATCCTCTATTTGGAGTTCTACTAAGCATTATTTTTCTATTATCATAGAGAAGTCTTCCCAATATCTTGGTAACGATAATCAAATTAATTTCTGGCTAGACTCTTGGTGTGGACCTTATTTGGCTCAAACTTTGGATCTGACCGTTTTAGATTCCAATCTTTTAAACAAAATGGTTAGTGACTATATTGTTAACAAAAATTGGGAGATTCATGATAAAACTACTGTAGCTTTTCCTTCTTTATTATCCTTTATCTTTACCCTTCATATTTCTGTATTGTCAATGGTATTTGGTTTGCTTACAATCAAGGTAGATCAAATACATTCTATACATTATTGATTTGCTTGTAGGAACTTGATCATCGGTAACCTTTTTATTGAGGATTCCCTCATCTTGCCAACATCATTATGAGAGAATTTGTGAAAAGGCATTTCCCTAAACCTTCATCATTTTTTCCTCCTTGTATCAAGGAAATTATGTGGTGTCCCCCCTCTTGGTTTTACCGAAGGTAATTCTGACAGGATGGCGGCTGACACCCCTTCTTTGTCAGATTATTTAGGTATTTTTTGAAACTCAAAGGGTGATCATGTTGGTCGTTTTGCTAATTTCATTTGGGAAGGTTATGCAAACACCTCTGAACTcataggtatagactttgtcattaccctaattaagttgacttttgttaaTAACTTAAACTGTTAACcagacgatccaggttttcagacaacaaaaccttgtatctttTCAATTGTTTCTCATGAACAATAAAtcatctttgggcctctaatagagtgtaagtcccacccccctttcattttattttcaactcTCAAGTACAATCAATGAAACTGTTTACAACAAAAGTATATCATCTTCAAACAACTGTTTCTCATGAACAGTAAATATTTCTTctttgggcctctattagagtttaagacccaacacctttttcttttcttagtttgttttcaaaaactgtatttacaaaatcttatttctgttttcaaaacattcttctggtatttgaagggcattattcccggtgaaactcttcagatacctatgtgacctatgtccatcttcacttcttctgttttcaaaaacctttaactatttataataaatattcaactgctATCAATAAACAATCAAACTGCTGGtaaaggctttgtacatacatcttcaaatgcctccactccatccaggttaggctttacaagctttcaatttacagtcttcatttaaattactgtcaaatataaactgtttatatattgttcaGGACTACGTCttagtgtaaaccttaggacagttaaactatatatatatatatatatatatattataggactatggcctaggattgagaatgtcttcccggtgaaggctctttcctaattagagatctttagttcaaatcTCAAGATAAATTATCCACAACATGATCACCAGCCCTAATAAGTTCATACCACATTTTCTCCACAGTTTCTCGCATATTATCCACAACATGATCCTTACACTTTGATTTCACATTTTTGTTGCTGTGAAATCGACAAAGCAAATTAGTTGTCTTTGGAAATACTGTTTCAATGGCTTTCATTAAAGCAAGATCTCTATCAGTCAAAATTACTTGTGGACGAAAATCCTACTTAATAAATAGctgtttcaacttatccaatacCCAACAAAAAGTCTCTGTCTGCTCAGATTGCGTATAGGCAAATGCAACAACAAATGTTAATTTAGTTGATGTCATACAAACTATTTCAAACAACGGTtgcctatacttgtttgtcttgtatatGCAGTCCATAATCAATACAATGGGAAATATATTTAATAGCTTCATTGATTCTGGACGAGCCCTGaaaatatctctcacaacttctgattcatcTTTCTACCTGCTCCACTAAACATAACCTGATTCTTCAACCAACTTGAACAATTGTTGCATTTCTGTTCTGGGACCCcttatgtcattttgtatcttACTTTTATGCTTGTATAGTTGCGTGATCCGAGTGACATTCTCCGGGTCACGCTCTTGCAATGACAATAATATGTGTCTTGGTGGAACATGGCGTTTTGTTAAATCAACAATATGTTGCTGATCATTTGCATTTAGTTGATTTACGAAAGCATGACCTTCAAATCTATCAAGTATGCCATGGTTGTGTACTCCGCATTTTACATCGATCTTCCATCCAGAACCATCTTTCGATGGTGTTGACCTAATTTTGAAAGGACAACCACATCTCTTACTAGCACTTTGGGTTTCGCTATATTTTTTTCTTGTATTTTCCATCTTTATCACAACCAAATATTAATTTGTCACTTCTTCATCTCTTGGCTGTTTTGGTATCTGAACGAGTTATTATAACTGTTATTTTATTCCTTATTCCATCCTCCCTAATCCAGCTTATCGCCTTTTCTCTTGTAGCAAATTTTTGACCAGTTACAAAAACTGCAGTTGTATCCACACATGTTTGATTTAAATCGCATTTCATCAAAGGAGGATCCACACAtgtcaattaaaattaaataaacttaataaataatttgtaaaaaaaattgaaaaaaaagtgaACCGAAATACCTATAGAGGGGTTATCCAGTTG is part of the Vicia villosa cultivar HV-30 ecotype Madison, WI linkage group LG2, Vvil1.0, whole genome shotgun sequence genome and encodes:
- the LOC131651427 gene encoding uncharacterized protein LOC131651427; its protein translation is MENTRKKYSETQSASKRCGCPFKIRSTPSKDGSGWKIDVKCGVHNHGILDRFEGHAFVNQLNANDQQHIVDLTKRHVPPRHILLSLQERDPENVTRITQLYKHKSKIQNDIRGPRTEMQQLFKLVEESGYV